ATTGTTTTTTCTTGCTTAGCTACCTGGGCTGTGTAGGTAGCAATTTTCGTTTGTGCGAAGATTTGAATGTTTTGATTAACctttgttttatatatatatatatatatatatatagttggcCATGTTTTGCTAATAGAATTCTATTACTTGCGATTACAGTCGAAGGAAAATCCCATGGCTTCTTCTGTATTTTGCCTTTCAATCTATAAAATTATTGTTGTATtggtgaaaaaaaaaaggaaagaaaatcctaTTCCTAGTACGATTCTTCAGGAATATACATGTGGGCTTTGATGAAGAGGCACATCGAAGAGGATGATCATATAAGAGGCACATCATCATATTCACGCTCCCCGGCAGAATCCCTGATAGAATTTGATGCATATAAGAGGATGATCATGAAGTGGTCGGAGGATTTATGaagataataaaaagaaaaaaaatcaaatcataaaATGATTTTAGGCATTACGTTATATTGTTAGACCCTCCTAGTAGGCTAGGCAAGGATTTACATAAGACACAACAATCAAAGCAACCACTAACGTCTAACGCAGTGGAAGATCTAAGTTCCATGATTGTCCGTATAAAATGAATTAATGCCCATTTCTTGAACATGTAAAAAAAAACAGTGAAACTGAAAACAGCAATAAAAGCTTAAAATTGCTCCATTTGCTAGCATCATCTAAATAAGTATTTCTCCATGGCCACTGCATATTTATTATATTCTAGCTTAATGTACAGATGTTATGATCAATGTACAGACATTATAGTCGCTGGAATTCCGAATATCTCAGTCTGCTGTGACAATGGCAGTCATTGATCACCTAATGATCCATCTCTATCATCAACTAATTAGATGTATTGGTGATTATGGTTTCATCCAGTGCTCACTGAACACGTTCAAATAATTGAGTTTTAGTCATCAAAATGGAACCGATATAATAAATTTTTACCTGATAACAATCATTTCATATACTGTTAACTAGTACATGTATACCTATCTATGTGCATGTAATTACTCCCTATCTGAGTTGAGAGGATTTGTAATTACTCAGTTCTCTACAAAAAGACTCTTTTACACAGACTTACAGAATTCTGGAGAGCAGCAGCCCTGGTAGTGTCATAGCCATTTGTCCCTTAAACACTTGGCTAACATCATATTAATGGCGACTTTGTTATAATTTGTATCAATTGCATTCTTTGTCCGAGCTAATGCAGTATCATTATCATAATGAAGCTTGctatactttttatagatctcTTGCACCTCCTTGTGATAATCAAATCTGATCCGCATTCTCTGCAcacagaaaacaaaattaaaacataaataaaaatccATTTGGAATAACTGATTTACAGGAGTTCACCTAAGAGAATAATCACTACGTACTGTAAACACTAACCGATTCTTGGTGGAACTTTACAGCTTTCTCCCACTCTTGGCGAATTCTAACCAATTCATTTAAAAGAGGGTCACCTTGGAGCAGAGTCTGAGAAGCCCGAGCATAAGTCAATTGAGCAATATGTAAAGGATGGTGACTAATGCAGTCCGGAACAACCCCCAAGCTTCTGAAATCTGTTACACGTGTACATCTGTCTATAAGCATAGATTGCTGCAGCATTGTATCTTGCAAAGCATCATTGTAAGTAGGCAACTCAAAATGGTTGGCAGTTGTATCTGGCTGTGTTGGAAATTCAGCCTGGTGGGAATTGTTACGTCCCAACTGGAGGATGATGCTTGGCGGTGGAGCTGAATTAAGTACTAACCCTACTTGGTCCTGCTCATTGGTATCATCTATCCTTTTACCTTCTTTGTTGAGACCACCGCCTTCTCTTCTATCTTCTACAACAGGTGTTTGACCTCCCGCATCTGTGATACCGGTAAAACCATTCGGTTTCTTCTTCGTGACATCATCATTGTCAAAGTACTTAACTCGTTTACGGTTCTTCAAGGGTGAAGATGCAGCAGGCAAATATCTCCACTCTGGGGTCTTCCTATTCAGTAATTTTGTCCAGAAGACATGATCTGGCAGATCTTCGTCAACCGACTGCATCTCCAGCTCACCAGGTAAAGATATATCTCTAGAATATGTCCCTCCTGTTTGATTAACTTTTGAGGAATTGATTGGAATAGTGCTTCCAGCATCCAGAGGCAGCTGACCAAGTAATTCTTTCACCAAATGCTCAGAAGAAAATTTTGGATCGGAGGATGTGGAGGAACCATGGAACTCGTCCAATTCTTTGAATAAATATGAAGCACCCCATCTAAGCAACTGATGGATCGTGGAACGGTTTAAGTTCTGTGCATCAACTGTCAGACCTTGCTTAGCATGAATTAGAAACATTTCCTCAACAGTATACACTGAATATAACCGGAACACTTTTAACTGCTCATGCTGCGAGACAATAGTGATCTTCTGCAGAACTTTCAAATCATTGTACGGGTTCAAATCGCTGTCATATAGAATTACCATATCAACTGATGATAGCTTAATGCTTGGGAGGCAAGCACGCTGATCTAGTAAAAACACAATTCTCCCTTTTTCCTTATCATTGAACTTGTTCATGGCATATTGCTTCTGATTGGCGAATTCCTCATCTGATACAACGAATCCGCGATCAACACGTTCGTAGGAATCCACACCACATCTCTGAAGCACAACATCATCCAAGACATCTCCTAGAGAGATTCCACTGGAGCCAACATTTGACTGCCACATCACAGACATTACAGTGAGACATAACTCACATAATGTGATTAGTATACCCTGGAAATTTAATGAGAACACGACAAGGATCAGCTTCTACACCTGAAAAATGATCAGTACTCTTAAGCCTTGCTTTTTTGTCTCTGAAAGGATCTTATCAAGTACTTGTAATTTGCCACTTGCTTTTACTCCGGCATTCAAATACTCGGCCTCTGACAGACCATCTGTGAGCACTTTCTGCAAAGAAGGGTTCACAAAATATGGATGGTTGCAACACTGCAAAAACATATCCCATATAAGAAACCATGTAAGATAGGTGATACCGAccaataaaattttaaaaaactctGGTAAAAACTCCAAACAATGAGACATCATGTAAATGAAAAGAAACATCGAGATTAATTGGTGAAACATCAGATAGGAAGCTACTATTTTTCACCTATATAAATAACGAATCAAGAGTAACAAAAGTAAATCTCACCTTCCTGGCAGAACTAAGAACATTACAGAGAGCCTCagaaacaatatatttttttgaagATGAACGAAGTAACGCTGAATTAGAAAGTAGGATACCACAATACTGCTCAAGCTGGACATTGGAAAGCTTAACAGGAACCCAGTATTCGACAAACTTGGAATCTGACGCAACGACACGTACAAGCCTCTCCTTCAGCTTCTCAACATTGTCATTAGAATCATTGTTATTGCATAAACTGTTTTTAGTAGCATCCACACTAGTGGAATCTGCCAATTCCACTTGTACATCGTCCAAATTGGATTTTACTGCTCCAGGGCAAAAAAGAACACCTGACTCTATGTTCTTCTTAACATAACAGACACAATGCCAATCACCAGGTGGTACATCCTTCAGGGGCGGATCAGCACATTCGTGATGATAGTTATTTGTGAAACTCTTGCCGTTGGATCCCCTGCAATTTaacatgaataaaaaaaaaaataatgcgaGACCTAAATATGGCTaaccacaaaaaataaaaatgaaaattactCAAACATCAATCGCCTATCAAAAACCAGTGGGCATGGTTAAAAATgacagaagaaaagaaaacaaaatcattGTAGAGCTATTCGGTAATCACTAATAAGATTAAACATGTTTATACATTAGACATTAGAGTAGAGCTATTCGGTAATCACTAATAAGAttaaacatgaaaaaaaaacatTCACTCACAAGAGCTTTCCAGTATTTTCACCAAGCTTGCGGATGACACAAACATTATCATTGCTTCCCGTTTCCGCCATCAACACTGCATCCTTGGGTCGTATATCCTTGGAACAGTCTTCACTGATTCCTGCTCCTCCTCCACAAACCTTGACATTTAGCTTCCCTCCATCCTAACGCAACACAGAAGAACGAAATCAGAACCATCTCACACAAAACTAATCCACAATCAACTAAGAGAAAATGGAAAAACCAACATGCCTAATTAGAATTGTGCATATATATTTACATCTTCTGGTTCCAGAGGCACTGTACTCTCTCCCTCTTCCATAGAGACAGACATTTCCAAGTTTTTCCTTCCATCCCCAATT
This portion of the Papaver somniferum cultivar HN1 chromosome 11, ASM357369v1, whole genome shotgun sequence genome encodes:
- the LOC113320377 gene encoding uncharacterized protein LOC113320377 isoform X1 codes for the protein MPNPLRRKSGSSLSGSNNNASFEEGSNSNNGGEKLSAAKYRAILLKNQGREGDERSDKKKLIVDNDLAPGFKGKVGDGSRSMKIEHNGGHFSESKLINDVQRYGKIGDGRKNLEMSVSMEEGESTVPLEPEDDGGKLNVKVCGGGAGISEDCSKDIRPKDAVLMAETGSNDNVCVIRKLGENTGKLLGSNGKSFTNNYHHECADPPLKDVPPGDWHCVCYVKKNIESGVLFCPGAVKSNLDDVQVELADSTSVDATKNSLCNNNDSNDNVEKLKERLVRVVASDSKFVEYWVPVKLSNVQLEQYCGILLSNSALLRSSSKKYIVSEALCNVLSSARKCCNHPYFVNPSLQKVLTDGLSEAEYLNAGVKASGKLQVLDKILSETKKQGLRVLIIFQSNVGSSGISLGDVLDDVVLQRCGVDSYERVDRGFVVSDEEFANQKQYAMNKFNDKEKGRIVFLLDQRACLPSIKLSSVDMVILYDSDLNPYNDLKVLQKITIVSQHEQLKVFRLYSVYTVEEMFLIHAKQGLTVDAQNLNRSTIHQLLRWGASYLFKELDEFHGSSTSSDPKFSSEHLVKELLGQLPLDAGSTIPINSSKVNQTGGTYSRDISLPGELEMQSVDEDLPDHVFWTKLLNRKTPEWRYLPAASSPLKNRKRVKYFDNDDVTKKKPNGFTGITDAGGQTPVVEDRREGGGLNKEGKRIDDTNEQDQVGLVLNSAPPPSIILQLGRNNSHQAEFPTQPDTTANHFELPTYNDALQDTMLQQSMLIDRCTRVTDFRSLGVVPDCISHHPLHIAQLTYARASQTLLQGDPLLNELVRIRQEWEKAVKFHQESRMRIRFDYHKEVQEIYKKYSKLHYDNDTALARTKNAIDTNYNKVAINMMLAKCLRDKWL
- the LOC113320377 gene encoding helicase protein MOM1-like isoform X3, whose protein sequence is MPNPLRRKSGSSLSGSNNNASFEEGSNSNNGGEKLSAAKYRAILLKNQGREGDERSDKKKLIVDNDLAPGFKGKVGDGSRSMKIEHNGGHFSESKLINDVQRYGKIGDGRKNLEMSVSMEEGESTVPLEPEDDGGKLNVKVCGGGAGISEDCSKDIRPKDAVLMAETGSNDNVCVIRKLGENTGKLLGSNGKSFTNNYHHECADPPLKDVPPGDWHCVCYVKKNIESGVLFCPGAVKSNLDDVQVELADSTSVDATKNSLCNNNDSNDNVEKLKERLVRVVASDSKFVEYWVPVKLSNVQLEQYCGILLSNSALLRSSSKKYIVSEALCNVLSSARKCCNHPYFVNPSLQKVLTDGLSEAEYLNAGVKASGKLQVLDKILSETKKQGLRVLIIFQSNVGSSGISLGDVLDDVVLQRCGVDSYERVDRGFVVSDEEFANQKQYAMNKFNDKEKGRIVFLLDQRACLPSIKLSSVDMVILYDSDLNPYNDLKVLQKITIVSQHEQLKVFRLYSVYTVEEMFLIHAKQGLTVDAQNLNRSTIHQLLRWGASYLFKELDEFHGSSTSSDPKFSSEHLVKELLGQLPLDAGSTIPINSSKVNQTGGTYSRDISLPGELEMQSVDEDLPDHVFWTKLLNRKTPEWRYLPAASSPLKNRKRVKYFDNDDVTKKKPNGFTGITDAGGQTPVVEDRREGGGLNKEGKRIDDTNEQDQVGLVLNSAPPPSIILQLGRNNSHQAEFPTQPDTTANHFELPTYNDALQDTMLQQSMLIDRCTRVTDFRSLGVVPDCISHHPLHIAQLTYARASQTLLQGDPLLNELVRIRQEWEKAVKFHQESVSVYKNADQI
- the LOC113320377 gene encoding uncharacterized protein LOC113320377 isoform X2 — its product is MPNPLRRKSGSSLSGSNNNASFEEGSNSNNGGEKLSAAKYRAILLKNQGREGDERSGFKGKVGDGSRSMKIEHNGGHFSESKLINDVQRYGKIGDGRKNLEMSVSMEEGESTVPLEPEDDGGKLNVKVCGGGAGISEDCSKDIRPKDAVLMAETGSNDNVCVIRKLGENTGKLLGSNGKSFTNNYHHECADPPLKDVPPGDWHCVCYVKKNIESGVLFCPGAVKSNLDDVQVELADSTSVDATKNSLCNNNDSNDNVEKLKERLVRVVASDSKFVEYWVPVKLSNVQLEQYCGILLSNSALLRSSSKKYIVSEALCNVLSSARKCCNHPYFVNPSLQKVLTDGLSEAEYLNAGVKASGKLQVLDKILSETKKQGLRVLIIFQSNVGSSGISLGDVLDDVVLQRCGVDSYERVDRGFVVSDEEFANQKQYAMNKFNDKEKGRIVFLLDQRACLPSIKLSSVDMVILYDSDLNPYNDLKVLQKITIVSQHEQLKVFRLYSVYTVEEMFLIHAKQGLTVDAQNLNRSTIHQLLRWGASYLFKELDEFHGSSTSSDPKFSSEHLVKELLGQLPLDAGSTIPINSSKVNQTGGTYSRDISLPGELEMQSVDEDLPDHVFWTKLLNRKTPEWRYLPAASSPLKNRKRVKYFDNDDVTKKKPNGFTGITDAGGQTPVVEDRREGGGLNKEGKRIDDTNEQDQVGLVLNSAPPPSIILQLGRNNSHQAEFPTQPDTTANHFELPTYNDALQDTMLQQSMLIDRCTRVTDFRSLGVVPDCISHHPLHIAQLTYARASQTLLQGDPLLNELVRIRQEWEKAVKFHQESRMRIRFDYHKEVQEIYKKYSKLHYDNDTALARTKNAIDTNYNKVAINMMLAKCLRDKWL
- the LOC113320377 gene encoding helicase protein MOM1-like isoform X4, encoding MAETGSNDNVCVIRKLGENTGKLLGSNGKSFTNNYHHECADPPLKDVPPGDWHCVCYVKKNIESGVLFCPGAVKSNLDDVQVELADSTSVDATKNSLCNNNDSNDNVEKLKERLVRVVASDSKFVEYWVPVKLSNVQLEQYCGILLSNSALLRSSSKKYIVSEALCNVLSSARKCCNHPYFVNPSLQKVLTDGLSEAEYLNAGVKASGKLQVLDKILSETKKQGLRVLIIFQSNVGSSGISLGDVLDDVVLQRCGVDSYERVDRGFVVSDEEFANQKQYAMNKFNDKEKGRIVFLLDQRACLPSIKLSSVDMVILYDSDLNPYNDLKVLQKITIVSQHEQLKVFRLYSVYTVEEMFLIHAKQGLTVDAQNLNRSTIHQLLRWGASYLFKELDEFHGSSTSSDPKFSSEHLVKELLGQLPLDAGSTIPINSSKVNQTGGTYSRDISLPGELEMQSVDEDLPDHVFWTKLLNRKTPEWRYLPAASSPLKNRKRVKYFDNDDVTKKKPNGFTGITDAGGQTPVVEDRREGGGLNKEGKRIDDTNEQDQVGLVLNSAPPPSIILQLGRNNSHQAEFPTQPDTTANHFELPTYNDALQDTMLQQSMLIDRCTRVTDFRSLGVVPDCISHHPLHIAQLTYARASQTLLQGDPLLNELVRIRQEWEKAVKFHQESRMRIRFDYHKEVQEIYKKYSKLHYDNDTALARTKNAIDTNYNKVAINMMLAKCLRDKWL